The proteins below come from a single Ruficoccus amylovorans genomic window:
- a CDS encoding type II secretion system F family protein, whose translation MPKFNYTAIDASGKQKTGKIVANSEDEANSKLSASGLMVSKLSVATGGPARKGPTGKAAAKPKKASGINFGKAINEEGLTIFTRQLATLLQAGLPLLRSLEVMIRQEKNPRFRDILSAIADNVRSGNNLSDGLAQHPKVFEPIYINMIRAGEAGGVLDVVLSRLARFMEKNLKTKKKVKSAMIYPLVVVAVAVIIVALLLIFIVPRFQKIFSDMLGGAELPLLTQIVINISNVITPKSFLSAGIMVGVIIALVVGFRYVVKTGPGRKIIDWLALNTPKIGELSSKAAVSRFTRTFGTLLSSGVPILQALQITRDIIGNSILSNALDRVHDRVRDGEPLAAPLEQQRVFPTMVTSMIDVGEETGELPEMLNRIADNYDDDVDNAVNSITSIIEPIMIVMLALVVGTIVIALFLPIIEIIKQLTS comes from the coding sequence ATGCCCAAATTCAACTATACCGCAATTGATGCCTCCGGTAAGCAAAAGACCGGTAAGATCGTAGCCAACAGCGAGGACGAGGCCAACAGCAAGCTCTCCGCCAGCGGCCTGATGGTGAGCAAGCTGAGCGTCGCCACCGGTGGCCCGGCCCGTAAAGGCCCTACCGGCAAAGCCGCCGCCAAGCCCAAGAAGGCCAGTGGCATCAACTTCGGCAAGGCGATCAACGAAGAAGGCCTGACCATTTTTACCCGCCAGTTGGCGACCCTGCTCCAGGCCGGTCTGCCCCTGCTGCGAAGCCTTGAGGTCATGATCCGTCAGGAGAAAAACCCGCGCTTCCGCGACATCCTCAGCGCCATCGCTGACAACGTTCGCTCCGGTAACAACCTTTCCGATGGCCTTGCCCAGCACCCGAAGGTGTTCGAGCCCATTTACATTAACATGATCCGCGCCGGTGAGGCTGGCGGTGTGCTCGACGTGGTGCTCTCCCGTCTGGCCCGTTTCATGGAAAAGAACCTCAAGACGAAGAAAAAGGTCAAGTCCGCCATGATCTATCCGTTGGTGGTTGTGGCCGTAGCCGTGATTATCGTCGCCCTGCTGCTGATCTTCATCGTCCCGCGCTTCCAGAAAATCTTCTCCGACATGCTTGGAGGGGCCGAACTGCCCTTGTTGACCCAGATCGTGATCAATATCAGTAATGTGATCACACCGAAGAGCTTCCTCAGCGCGGGTATCATGGTCGGTGTCATTATCGCCCTGGTGGTTGGCTTCCGTTACGTGGTCAAGACTGGTCCCGGGCGCAAGATCATCGACTGGCTCGCGCTGAACACTCCGAAGATCGGGGAACTCTCCAGCAAGGCTGCGGTGTCGCGCTTCACCCGTACCTTTGGGACGCTGCTCTCCTCCGGGGTGCCGATCCTGCAGGCGCTCCAGATCACCCGCGACATTATCGGCAACTCCATCCTCAGCAACGCTCTCGACCGCGTGCACGACCGTGTGCGTGACGGTGAACCGCTGGCCGCTCCGCTTGAGCAGCAGCGCGTGTTCCCCACCATGGTCACGAGTATGATCGACGTGGGTGAGGAAACCGGCGAGCTCCCCGAGATGCTCAACCGCATCGCCGACAACTACGACGACGACGTGGATAACGCCGTGAACAGTATCACATCGATTATCGAGCCGATCATGATCGTTATGCTCGCGCTTGTGGTCGGTACGATCGTTATCGCGCTGTTCCTGCCGATTATTGAAATCATCAAGCAACTGACCTCCTAG
- a CDS encoding type IV pilus twitching motility protein PilT, whose amino-acid sequence MGYEMNDLLNLMVEEGASDLHLHVGQPPTLRTGGSMVPVDGPALQSDDTEELMRAITSEDNQQKVKTRGGADFGFSFQDDSRFRVSVLKSKGHYGIVLRQIPSKFFDLREIGLPDRIKDLLRRTRGLILVTGPTGSGKSTTLASMVNWINENRDGHIITVEDPIEYYHSHKKCLVTQREVGVDVPSFAEAIRGALRQDPDVILVGEMRDLETIEAAVSAAETGHLVFGTLHTTGAARTVDRIVDAFPAETKDQVRTQLASTLVAVISQVLCRRVGGGLIAGYEIMITTDSISALIRENKTYRIASDIQTGGSLGMITLDAHLLSLFNRGYISAETCLEKSQLPAEMAKKVQSIKTTGVAS is encoded by the coding sequence ATGGGCTACGAAATGAACGATCTGCTCAACCTCATGGTGGAGGAGGGCGCTTCCGACCTGCATTTGCATGTCGGCCAGCCGCCAACTCTGCGCACGGGCGGATCGATGGTGCCAGTGGACGGGCCGGCGCTTCAGTCCGACGACACCGAGGAGCTGATGCGGGCCATTACCTCTGAGGACAACCAGCAGAAGGTGAAGACCCGGGGGGGGGCGGATTTTGGCTTTTCCTTTCAGGATGATTCGCGTTTCCGCGTCTCCGTGCTCAAATCGAAGGGCCACTACGGCATCGTCCTGCGCCAGATCCCGAGCAAGTTCTTCGACCTGCGCGAGATCGGCCTGCCCGACCGGATCAAGGATCTCCTGCGCCGCACCCGCGGGCTCATCCTCGTCACCGGTCCGACCGGCTCGGGCAAATCCACCACGCTCGCCTCGATGGTCAACTGGATCAACGAGAACCGCGACGGCCACATCATCACGGTGGAGGACCCGATCGAGTATTACCACTCGCACAAGAAGTGCCTCGTTACTCAGCGTGAGGTCGGGGTGGACGTGCCGAGCTTTGCCGAGGCCATTCGGGGGGCGTTGCGCCAAGACCCCGATGTCATCCTCGTGGGCGAAATGCGCGATCTGGAGACGATCGAGGCTGCCGTTTCCGCCGCCGAGACCGGGCACCTCGTCTTTGGCACGCTGCACACCACGGGCGCAGCCCGCACGGTTGACCGCATCGTGGACGCCTTTCCCGCCGAGACCAAGGATCAGGTGCGTACCCAGCTCGCCTCAACCCTGGTCGCCGTGATCTCCCAGGTGCTCTGCCGCCGCGTCGGTGGCGGACTCATCGCCGGGTACGAGATCATGATCACGACCGATTCCATTTCAGCCCTCATTCGCGAGAACAAGACCTACCGCATCGCATCCGACATCCAGACAGGCGGGAGCCTGGGGATGATCACGCTCGATGCGCATTTGCTGAGCTTGTTTAATCGCGGGTACATCTCCGCCGAGACTTGCCTGGAAAAATCCCAGCTTCCGGCGGAAATGGCCAAAAAAGTACAGTCCATTAAAACCACCGGAGTTGCCAGTTAG
- a CDS encoding TolC family protein yields MDRSRRRKTLKIVLGLALSVGLVNPLLEADEAPGNPQLSGLEDYLRQAMAANPQLDAFERRYDAAMQRIPQASALPDPMFQVTHFVESVQTRTGPQENIFMLSQKIPWFGKLSSRENAASAEAQALWFAYQSQQLMLARTVSVAFYEYGYMEEAIRITEENLNLLRKLEPIVEEKVRGGDKINALLRLKVEIGKIDDRLQSLRQKRVGQSARLRELLALPGTDLLPWPEWTAPEMITLDGPSLVAAIEANNPDLQMLERKISSAEARREIARLESYPDITLGFNYIQTGDPVVNPNTPDAGQDPWGFTVAVNIPIWFDKYDAAKAEALANQRSYESEYDNRSNALRAELSASLASLKDANRRLRLYGEDLLGLARQAVENSRSDYESGRIGILDVIDSERSLLDLQLLYWRAAADAWQQRITIQALANLPILGTFHATQNDE; encoded by the coding sequence ATGGACCGAAGCCGACGTAGAAAAACGCTGAAGATAGTGTTGGGCCTGGCCTTGAGCGTGGGGTTGGTCAACCCCCTGTTGGAGGCCGACGAGGCGCCAGGAAACCCGCAGTTGTCGGGGCTGGAGGACTACCTGAGACAGGCGATGGCTGCGAACCCGCAATTGGACGCCTTTGAGCGACGCTATGATGCCGCCATGCAGCGCATCCCACAGGCGTCGGCCTTACCCGATCCGATGTTTCAGGTGACGCACTTTGTGGAGTCGGTTCAGACGCGGACCGGCCCGCAGGAGAATATCTTCATGCTCAGCCAGAAAATCCCCTGGTTTGGAAAATTGAGTAGTCGGGAGAATGCCGCCTCAGCCGAAGCGCAGGCACTCTGGTTCGCCTATCAAAGCCAGCAACTGATGCTGGCCCGGACGGTCTCGGTGGCATTTTACGAGTACGGCTATATGGAGGAGGCGATCCGGATTACTGAGGAGAATCTGAACCTTCTGCGCAAGCTTGAGCCCATCGTCGAAGAAAAGGTGAGGGGAGGAGACAAGATCAATGCTCTCCTGCGTTTGAAGGTTGAGATCGGGAAGATCGATGACCGTCTGCAATCCCTGCGGCAAAAAAGGGTGGGCCAGTCGGCCAGGCTGCGCGAACTGCTCGCCCTGCCGGGAACTGACTTGCTACCCTGGCCAGAATGGACAGCGCCGGAAATGATTACTCTCGATGGTCCTTCTCTGGTCGCAGCGATTGAGGCTAACAACCCCGATCTGCAAATGCTGGAGCGCAAGATATCCAGCGCGGAGGCGCGCCGGGAGATTGCCCGCCTGGAAAGCTATCCGGACATTACCCTGGGTTTTAACTACATCCAGACGGGCGACCCGGTGGTCAACCCGAATACGCCCGACGCCGGACAGGACCCCTGGGGCTTCACGGTCGCGGTGAATATCCCCATCTGGTTCGACAAATACGATGCCGCCAAGGCCGAAGCCCTGGCCAACCAGCGCTCTTATGAAAGCGAGTACGACAACCGCTCCAATGCCCTTCGCGCGGAACTGTCCGCGAGCCTGGCCAGCCTGAAGGACGCGAACCGCCGCCTCCGGCTCTACGGCGAGGATTTGCTGGGGCTGGCCAGGCAGGCCGTGGAAAACAGCCGTTCGGACTATGAGAGCGGGCGCATCGGTATTCTTGATGTGATCGACAGCGAGCGTTCACTGCTCGACCTGCAACTGCTTTACTGGAGGGCTGCGGCCGATGCCTGGCAGCAGCGCATCACCATTCAGGCCCTGGCCAATCTGCCCATTTTAGGAACCTTTCACGCAACGCAGAACGATGAATAA
- a CDS encoding efflux RND transporter periplasmic adaptor subunit: MNKKLVFTLGGTTAAALIVGIIIGRMISGGTPEHAPASASHVVAETADDAEKPTVWTCSMHPQIRQPEPGQCPICGMDLIPLVEDAGADDGPRVLSMSESSRALADIQTSEVSQEYPEADIRLVGKLAYDETREKSLTARFPARIDELFVNFTGIRVKAGDHLAVVYSPELLTAQRELLTAYRADPDSSITRAARDKLQLWDLLPEQVDAIIDSGEAKAHFELKAPISGVVVAKNVKEGDYVKTGEPLFKIVDLSELWAFLDAYETDLPWLRYGQAVSFTAEAIPGETFQGQIAFIEPEVNRKTRTIPVRVNVPNPDGRLKPGMFVRAVVKSRLAEDGKVYAPEFAGKWISPMHPEIVKDGPGECDVCGMDLVPAEQLGYVDNATESAPVVVPSSAVLRTGKRAVVYVEKPNVERPTYEGREIVLGPRAGDNYVVVAGLDAGERVVTNGAFKIDSALQIQAKPSMMNPEGGGLMPGHNHDGPATGANRASAHVETVILEVPARKLPALIEPYLEMEDALASDDLNAAKAQAKAMMAITGHSGSLPELLHEMLAAETLDAFRVPSFEKLSHVLIATAKKTPQVLEQPLLVMVCPMVNNNTGAEWLQATEPLRNPYFGAAMLSCGEVKEKIESNAQDHAGHE, encoded by the coding sequence ATGAATAAAAAACTGGTTTTCACTCTTGGAGGAACGACCGCGGCGGCCCTGATCGTTGGGATTATTATCGGGCGGATGATTTCAGGTGGCACGCCGGAACATGCTCCGGCCTCCGCCAGCCATGTCGTGGCGGAAACGGCTGATGATGCAGAAAAGCCGACTGTCTGGACCTGCTCGATGCACCCGCAAATCCGCCAGCCGGAGCCGGGCCAATGCCCGATTTGCGGCATGGATCTTATTCCGCTGGTCGAAGACGCCGGCGCCGATGACGGACCCCGCGTTCTGAGCATGAGCGAGTCCTCGCGGGCGTTGGCGGATATTCAGACCTCGGAGGTGAGCCAGGAATACCCCGAGGCGGATATTCGCCTGGTCGGCAAGCTGGCCTACGACGAGACCCGGGAAAAGTCCCTGACCGCTCGCTTCCCGGCACGGATAGATGAGCTGTTCGTCAATTTTACGGGCATTCGCGTGAAGGCGGGCGACCACCTGGCTGTGGTTTACAGCCCTGAACTGCTGACGGCGCAGCGAGAGTTGCTGACCGCGTACCGGGCCGATCCTGATAGCTCGATCACCCGTGCCGCCCGAGATAAATTACAGCTCTGGGACTTGCTGCCCGAGCAGGTAGACGCCATCATTGACAGCGGAGAAGCCAAAGCTCACTTCGAACTGAAAGCTCCCATCAGCGGCGTGGTTGTCGCGAAGAACGTGAAGGAGGGCGATTATGTCAAGACCGGTGAGCCCCTTTTCAAGATCGTCGATTTGAGCGAACTGTGGGCCTTTCTGGATGCCTATGAGACGGACCTGCCCTGGCTGCGTTACGGGCAGGCAGTGTCCTTTACCGCCGAGGCGATTCCTGGTGAAACCTTTCAGGGGCAGATTGCGTTTATCGAACCCGAGGTTAACCGTAAAACGCGCACGATTCCTGTGCGGGTCAATGTGCCGAACCCGGACGGACGCCTGAAGCCGGGCATGTTTGTGCGTGCCGTGGTCAAGTCCCGCCTCGCCGAAGACGGCAAGGTCTATGCGCCGGAGTTCGCGGGCAAGTGGATCAGCCCGATGCACCCGGAGATTGTTAAAGATGGCCCCGGCGAGTGCGATGTGTGCGGCATGGACCTTGTCCCTGCTGAGCAACTCGGTTACGTGGACAACGCCACCGAATCCGCGCCTGTCGTTGTCCCGTCCTCGGCCGTGTTGCGCACCGGCAAGCGCGCCGTCGTTTATGTGGAAAAACCGAACGTGGAGCGCCCCACCTACGAGGGCCGCGAGATCGTGCTTGGACCCCGTGCCGGGGACAACTACGTCGTCGTCGCCGGGCTGGACGCCGGGGAGCGAGTAGTCACCAACGGGGCTTTCAAGATCGATAGCGCCCTGCAAATCCAGGCCAAACCCAGCATGATGAACCCGGAAGGCGGCGGCCTCATGCCCGGCCACAACCACGATGGTCCGGCAACGGGCGCAAACCGAGCGTCTGCACACGTTGAGACTGTCATACTGGAGGTTCCCGCCCGGAAGCTTCCCGCGCTGATTGAGCCCTATCTGGAAATGGAGGATGCGCTTGCTTCCGACGATCTGAACGCGGCCAAAGCGCAGGCCAAGGCGATGATGGCCATCACCGGACACAGTGGCAGTCTGCCGGAGTTACTGCATGAGATGCTCGCTGCCGAAACCCTGGACGCCTTTCGCGTCCCCTCCTTTGAAAAGCTCTCCCATGTCCTCATCGCCACCGCGAAGAAAACTCCTCAGGTGTTGGAGCAGCCGCTGCTTGTGATGGTTTGCCCGATGGTGAACAACAACACCGGGGCCGAATGGCTGCAAGCCACCGAACCACTGCGTAACCCGTACTTCGGTGCAGCCATGCTGAGCTGTGGCGAAGTGAAGGAAAAGATCGAGAGCAACGCTCAGGACCACGCAGGCCATGAGTAA
- the gspE gene encoding type II secretion system ATPase GspE yields MFEDHNDTIHEILRQSDQLDNAQLEEINNAHLATGKSLAEAVIDSGLIERAELLEMVADYLQYEYLPVPPQSIPEDVARMVKPAVARMYAVVPIRADEQSVDLLAKDPFNNNIIDDLTFSLSKDINLVVTDPDYLDNLLIGTYGDEDSSIDDLLEEIASSEPEAHGDEDMSETALATMANETPIIRFVNLVLQQAIRDKASDVHFEPFEDQFRIRYRIDGALYEMAPPPKSLATPVISRVKVLSNLNIAERRIPQDGRIKMTIAGRPVDLRVSTLPTQFGESVVLRVLDKSVVNLDLEQLSMPEDVLANIRDLVARPNGIFIVTGPTGSGKTTTLYSALREVNKTEIKILTAEDPVEYEIDGIMQVAINHTVGLTFAAALRSFLRQDPDKIMVGEIRDLETAQIAVQASLTGHVVLSTLHTNDAAGAVTRMIDMGLEPFLISASVEGILAQRLVRRICPTCKTAYEPDQELIDVLGADPLDIADKHFYYGRGCPECSQTGYRGRQGLFEMLSVTDQIRELITNRAPTLVLRQKALEQGMRTLRDDGLRNIFDGATTIEEVLKYT; encoded by the coding sequence ATGTTCGAAGACCACAACGATACCATCCACGAAATCCTGCGTCAGAGCGACCAGCTCGACAACGCGCAGCTCGAGGAAATCAACAACGCCCACCTCGCCACCGGCAAGTCGCTGGCCGAGGCCGTCATCGACTCCGGCCTGATCGAGCGGGCCGAGCTGCTTGAGATGGTCGCCGACTACCTCCAGTACGAGTACCTGCCCGTGCCCCCGCAGTCGATTCCCGAGGATGTCGCCCGCATGGTCAAGCCCGCCGTGGCCCGCATGTACGCGGTGGTGCCGATCCGGGCCGATGAGCAGTCGGTGGACCTGCTGGCCAAGGACCCCTTTAACAATAACATCATCGACGACCTGACCTTCTCGCTGAGCAAGGACATTAATCTGGTCGTGACCGATCCGGACTATCTCGACAACCTCCTGATCGGCACCTACGGCGATGAAGACTCCTCCATCGACGACCTGTTGGAGGAAATCGCCAGCAGCGAGCCGGAAGCTCACGGCGATGAAGACATGAGCGAGACGGCGCTGGCCACGATGGCCAACGAGACGCCGATCATCCGTTTCGTCAACCTCGTGCTCCAGCAGGCCATTCGCGACAAGGCCTCGGACGTTCACTTCGAGCCCTTTGAGGACCAGTTCCGTATCCGCTACCGCATCGACGGCGCGCTCTACGAAATGGCCCCGCCCCCGAAGAGCCTGGCCACACCGGTTATTTCCCGCGTCAAGGTGCTCTCGAACCTCAACATCGCTGAGCGCCGTATCCCGCAGGACGGTCGTATCAAAATGACCATCGCGGGTCGTCCGGTTGACCTGCGCGTTTCCACGCTGCCCACGCAGTTCGGTGAGAGTGTGGTGCTCCGCGTGCTCGACAAGTCCGTCGTCAACCTCGACCTGGAGCAGCTCTCCATGCCCGAGGACGTGCTGGCCAATATCCGCGATCTGGTTGCCCGCCCGAACGGCATCTTTATCGTGACGGGGCCGACCGGCTCCGGCAAGACCACGACTCTGTACTCCGCGCTGCGCGAGGTGAACAAGACCGAGATCAAGATCCTCACTGCCGAGGACCCGGTCGAGTACGAGATCGACGGCATCATGCAGGTCGCGATCAACCACACCGTCGGTCTGACCTTCGCCGCGGCCCTGCGCTCCTTCCTGCGTCAGGACCCGGACAAGATCATGGTTGGTGAGATCCGCGACCTTGAAACGGCCCAGATCGCTGTGCAGGCCTCGCTGACGGGGCACGTCGTGCTCAGCACGCTGCACACCAACGACGCCGCCGGGGCCGTCACCCGTATGATCGACATGGGGCTGGAGCCGTTCCTGATCTCGGCCTCGGTCGAGGGCATTCTCGCCCAGCGCCTTGTCCGTCGCATCTGCCCGACCTGCAAGACCGCCTACGAGCCCGACCAGGAGCTGATCGATGTGCTCGGGGCTGACCCGCTCGACATCGCAGACAAGCACTTCTACTACGGTCGCGGCTGTCCCGAGTGCAGCCAGACCGGCTATCGCGGACGCCAGGGTCTCTTCGAGATGCTTTCCGTCACCGACCAGATCCGCGAGCTGATCACGAATCGCGCTCCCACGCTCGTCTTGCGCCAAAAAGCGCTGGAGCAGGGCATGCGCACTCTTCGCGATGACGGCTTGCGTAACATCTTTGATGGTGCAACCACGATCGAGGAAGTGTTAAAATACACCTAA